CTGCCTTCTGCCCCACCCCTCTGACCTcatcttcctcccctcctctccttgaTCCCTGTGATTCCAGCCACACAGACTCCCTGGACCAGGTCCTTCCctctcaggacctttgcacttgctagttctccttgaaaaaaaaacttccctTAGCCTTGGCTTGGCTGCCTCTCCCTCACTCAAGTCTCTAGACTCATACATCACATTCTTCAAGGAGATCTTCCCTGGCCAGGCAAGACAAGTCAGCCTAATTACCCTCTTCTGCGGGACTTACTTAATCTTCTTCATAGCACATGTCAACACCCACATTAGCTCATTTATCACTTTGTTTATTGACTGTATTTCTCCCCATTAGAATATAAGCTGCTCAAGGGGAATTACTTGTTTGCTAAAAGCTAAAATTGGCTGTGGCACATAGTTGGTGctgaataaacatatattgaCTGACTCCTTTTGGTCTTACTTTAAAAACCACATCTACCAGATTGACTTTCTGTTATGTTGCTTTATTGGTAAAATACCTAGGATGACATCTACTACTCTCTTTTAAAGGCTCACTCAAAAGAATTAGAGTGGGGCTAgccatgatggctcacacttataatcctagctctttgggaggttgaggcacaaggatcacttgagctcaggggttccagaccagcctgggcaatatagtgagacccctgtctctacaaaaaaatttttaaaacttgggagtggtggcacatgcctgtagtcccagctgctcaggtggctgaggtgggaggatcacttaagcccagaaggttgaggctgcagtgagccatgatcgtgctgctgcactccagcctgggtgacagagcaagacactgcctaaaaaaaaaccaccaccaccacaaaaaaacaaacaaaagaattagGGTGGACAGCTAACACCACTCTCAGTAGTCTTGAAAGTGTTCTGCATTGCACTGGTGCAGATTTGTTTCGGGTTCTAAGACTATGATTTTCTGCAGTGGTATTCCTTTTTTCTAAagaccttaaaaaataaaataaacccaaacaaTCCTAGCAATTAAGGAAAGATCTCCATTACTTCCATTTTTACATACCAAAAAACTGAGAATAAAGTCATTTGCCTGACAGTCACAAGTCACTTTAGTAAACTTAAGACACTCATCCAAGAGTTTCTGATTCCCAGAATGGTTTTCTTTCCTAATAGAATTCCATATTAAATCCTCAGTTTCCTTGAAACAGGGTGAAACTGGCCCCACCTCTTTTGGCAACATGATCATTAGATATTTTTTGAAAACCCAACTGGAATAGGGCACCAAGTTGGCACTGCAATTGATGGTGGGGAATGTCAAGGATGAAGAGGGAGGGAAGCCATCAAAGGTTCCAGGCTCTGTGCTGAGTGCCATGACTTACCTGTTATTGCTCAACACAGCAGACCACTCGGTGAGGGCGGCTATCTCCAGAATTCTGTAGCTCACCTTGCTCCACCCAATTTCAAGTGCATCCCAACTTTAGTACTTTGGCATGTACTCTTCCCTTTACTGGAATATTCTTCTAGATCTTCACTTGGTTGACTCCTTATCAGTCAGGTTTCAGCTCAAATATTCCTTCCTTAGAGAGGCCTTCACTGACTACCATAGGCAAAGTATCTTACCGCCCTGCCCCACAGTCATTCATTTTCTATGTTATTTTCCTGATAGCATTTAGCATGATCTGACATTATCTATTGACTAATTTATTGTTTGTCTCCCCTGATTAGCATAGAGCTCCAAGTTGTTCACTGGGATCACTGCCTGGCTCACAGTAGGCatccaaatatttgttgaatgaataaagctCAGGAAGTTTGTCCCAACATCATAGAGCTTGTAGTGACGAGGCTGCAATTTGAATCCAGCTCCAAAACTgaactccaaagcccatgctcttggTGCTCTactcttttccctctctccctatcATCTAGCTAGTCTCTCTTCCTGCCACAGACCACTCTTCCCAGATTCTCTTTTCCAGTGACTTTGGGCTATGCCCTGTAGAGGCAAAATGGCATCCTAAGAGCAGCCAAAAAGTGAGCTGAAGGTAGTGATAGCTTACAGGACGGATGGGCAGTTCACTTCTTTGTCTTTCATAGCACAGACCCTCTAACTTGATCCTTGGGTGGGCAAGCTCTATAATTCTTGGAGTTGCAATCGCACTCAGGGTAGAAAGTGAAATCTTGGTTTGCATCtaggggagaaaaataaaacagtacttATAAGCATCAAGTAATAAACACTATTTAGTTCAAGATTACAAAGTATGATTTGACCTCTGGGCCAGACTTCTCAACACTCCAGCAGAAAGGGTGGGAATCTTGCAGTAACCTATAATCCAGCTGAAAGGATCAATTTCTATCTTTCTCAAACAAGATTACATGGATTCTgatgtagcttttcttttttttgttgttgtgttttgttttccaatCAAAATGCTTTTATTAGAATACTAATAAATGCAGATAAAAAAACCTcacacagaaaaagaggaaaacactCAGAAATGTGATTACAGATTAGGCATATTAGAGGAAAAAGAGTTCTTCAGGGTAtacaaaatgtaaacatttgtcCTGGGATTTCCCACAGATGGCACAGTCCACATGGACTCTTTTGGAACAAAAAAATGTCTATTAAGTCTCCAGGATAGCCTCTATAAAGTCTGCAAACTTGCCACATTAAAAGTTAAAGTTCCTAAAACTTTCTATGCAAAACACAAAATGGCTCCCAATCCAGGCAACTGGCACACGTGTAAGCAGAATACCAAAGCAAATCTGTCTTCCAACCATCAGCTTCGACTCCCTCCAGGTACTGTATTTACATTTACCTTGACAGAGATTACAGAgatatacacagtatataaaaCTCCTActtgaggctggggtgggagatgaAATCTTTCTTGCTTATCAAATGCTCTGGGGAGAGGCACCAAATCAGTCCTTTAAACTTAGGGAGAGAGGACTAAGAAGAGGCCCTCTTTTGTTCAGAAAATGGCGACTCATAAACTTCCATGGGTGGGCAGGTACAAACCAGGTGCTGATCTCCATATATGTCATCAATCCGGGCAATCATTGGCCAGAATTTGTTCTCTGGTTTCACGAAGGGGAGTGGGAATGCTGCCACCTCTCTGGAATATAAGGCCGGTCCCAGTGGGAAGATATAACGCAGGTCAGGGAGTGCGGAGACATCTTCAGCAGATTGACCCTGGGGTCGATGCGGCCCTCCTCAATGTCAGCAATTTCCTGCCGAATGCTGATCATGGCATCACAGAATCTGTCCAGCTCTGCCTTGTCCTCCGACTCAGTGGGCTCAACCATGAGGGTCCCTGCCACAGGCCAGGGCATGATAGGGGCGTGAAATCCATAATCCTGGAGTCTCTTGGCCACATCCACTGCCTCAATATTTGCAGACTTTTTGAAGGCTCTCGTGTCCAAAATAAATTCATGACCCACATAACCTCTTGCACCCCTGAAAAGAATTCTGTAGTGTTTTTCTAATCGCTTGGCCATGTAATTGGCATTTAATATCGCAGTTTCCGTGGCTTGTTTAAGGCCCTTGCCTCCCATCATCTTGATATAAGCCCAGGAAATGGGCAAGATGGAACTGGAGCCCCATGGGGCCGCACTGACGGTTCCCACAGGACAGGCATCCTCATTCCATTTTAGTGAAATGATGGGATAATTGGACAAAAACGGGGCAAGGTATTTCTTACTCCAATGGGCCCCATGCCAGGACCACCTCCTCTGTGGGGAATGCAGAAGGTCTTGTGAAGATTTAGGTGCGAGACATCAGACCCAAAGTCTCCAGGGCGACAGATTCCCACCTGAGCGTTCATATTTGCCCTGTCTAGGTAGACCTATCCTCCATGTTGATGGATGAGGTCACACACGTCACTGATGTTCTCTTCAAACACCCCATTGGTGGATGGGTATGTAATCATGATGGCTGCTAGGTTCTCCTTGTGCTTATCCACCATGGCCTTGAGGTGAACTGCATTGATATTCCCACATTTATCCACCTCCACAGGCTGAATCTTCATGCCTGCCATGTGGGCACTTGTTGGGTTGGTCCCATGTGTTGATTTCAGAATGAGGCAAACCGTTCTGTGCCCCTCTCCTTTCTGGTTTAAGTAGGCTCGGATAGTGGCCAGTCCAGCATATTCTTCCTGGGCTCCGCTGTTTGGCTGGAAACAGACCTGGTCATAACCTGTGAGTTCACACAAATCCTTCTCCAGTTCTCAGAAAAGCTGCTGATATCCTTGAGCTTGGTCCAGAGGCACAAAGGGGTGGATGTTTGCAAATTCTTTCCATGTGATAGGTGCGAGTTCAGACGAACTGTTCAGTTTCATGGTGTAGGATCCCAGTGGAATCATGCTGTGAACAagggaaatgtctttattttccagtttcttcATATACCGGACAATATTTGTTTCAGAGTGGTAGCTGTTGAACACTTGATGGGTGAGGAACGGGCTGGTCCTCTTGAACACAGACCCTGGAATACCTCTGCACTCCTCTCCCATGCTTTCAGCAACCAGTTCTGCAGATGACTCACAAACAAAGATCCACAACAAATCGTCCAGATCTTTTTCATTGACTGTTTCATCAAGAGAAATACCAAGTGTGCCATCCTCAAAAAGCCGAAAATTGATCTGCCGCTGAGCGGCCCTGCCCAAGACCTCCTTCACTGAGCAGCCACACTGAATCTTCAAGGTATCAAAGAACAGGTCATGCTGGAGTTGATGCCCTGCTCGCTTGAGACCTTCTGACAAAATCAAAGTGGCATTATGTACCCTCCTAGCAATATGCTCCAGCCCATGGGAACAATGGTAGATTGCAAACATGGCTGCCATATTCGCCAAGAGGGCCTGAGCTGTACAGATGTTGCTGGTAGCCTTGTCTCTCTGAATGTGTTGCTCCCTGGTTTGAAGAGCAAGACAATACACTTCTTTCCCAGTGGCGTCTCTTGTTGCCCCCACCATTCTTCCAGGCATCATTCTCACCAAGCTTTCTCGGACGGCAAAAAATGCTGCGTGGGGTCCCCCATAGCCCAGAGGCACTCCAAATCTCTGGGAGCTGCCCAAGGAGATGTCTACCCCCAAATTCTCCCGGTGGCCTCAAGATGCACAAAGCTAAAAGGTCAGTAGCACACACAGCAGGCCAGGCTCCCACTCTGATGAGCTCTCTCCACGAGTTCCGTAAAGTCTTCCACCTTCCCCTCCGTGTCTGGGTACTGGAACAACACTCCGCTGACATCTTTTCCACTGAAGTCCATTTCATAGGGTAACTTCAGCTCAGTGAGGACTCCAGTATATTTGGCTCGAGTCTGGAAAACAGCTATTGTCTGTGGGTGGCAACGGGAGTCAACAAAAAATTTCCTCCTCTTGTTGTGTCTGTAGCACAGCTGCAGCGCCTCTGCAGCTGCAGTCCCCTCATCCAGCAGGGATGCATTGGCCATGCCCAGGCCTGTGATGTCACACACCATGGTCTGGTAGTTGAGTAAACTCTCCAGCCTCCCCTGAGACACCTCAGGCTGGTATGGAGTATACTGGGTGATCCATCCTGAGTTCTCCAGTAAGTTCCGCAAAATCGTCTGTGGCACTGAGCAGTTATAATAGCCCATGCCAATATAGGATCTCCAGATCTGGTTTTTGCTTGAAATGGCATGCAGAGTTGCAAGGATTTCATTTTCACAAACAGGGTCTTCCATTTTCAAGGGTCTTTTCAAACGGATGTTGGTAGGGACCGTCTTCTCGATCAATTCATCAATGCTCGCCAGCCCCAAGATCTGCAGCATCTCTCTCTGGTCTTTGTCCCCAGGGCCGATGTGCCTCCGAGCGAAGTCGTCGTGTCTGGGCAGAAGGCGCTCCAGGAGGGGCGAGGCCCCAGCCGCGGCGCTGTCCCCGCCGCCACTGCTGCTGTCCCGGCCCCGCGGCGCCCAGCACAGCCCCGATCCCCCAGCCAGGCGGCGGCCGTCCCCGACCCCGCGGCCCAGGCGCAGCCCCCACGCCCTGGCACAGGACTGCATGGCCGCGGCCACCGTGTCCTGCCCCGGCCTGCAAGGGTCAGCCGCGCTCTCGGCCCCTCTCCTGGCCTCGGTCCCCCGGGTGGCGGCTGCGTCCAGCCTGGAGCCCCTTTCGCTGGACCGCCAGCCGGACAGATGGATGGACGCTCGAGGGCAATGAATGGGTGCTGCGCTCAACCAAGACACTCGCGCAAAGTTGTGGCTCCCCAACGTAGCTTTTCAAGAACTTAACTGTTAAACTAAAGACTTTGAGGCAATAGCAAATAACTGATTCAGAGATAAATGGTAATGATAAACTCAGCCAAGAGGCCAGGCTCAGCCCCACCAAAAAAGAATGCTATaaagcagcggtccccaaccttttggacaccagggaccagtttcacggaagacaatttttccatgggcaGTGTTGGGAAAAGGATGGTTTAGGGATGAAACTGTTTCAACTCGGATAATcaggcattaaattctcataaggAGAGCACAACCTAGATCCTTTGCATGCACAGTtaacaatagggttcacgctcctatgagaatctaatgccactgctgatctgacaggaggtggaactCAGGTAGTAATGGTCACTCACCctcctgctcacctcctgctgtgctgcctgattcctaacaggccacagaccggtATTGGTCCACAGCCTAGGGGTTGGGGATCCCTGCTATAAAGGGTGACTTAGCTTTGTTCATAATTATTTTTGCCCGTTGGGAATTGGGGCTCATATTATCACAAATCACCATGCTTATAGTGAATTTAAGTGTCTCTCTTCTAATTGgaatagataagaaaaagaagccaAAGCCAATAAGAAGAAAAGCAGAACCATACATCTCCCCACTAGACTCCCAAGTTATTCTTCACTATCTGAATTGTGGAAATTTGTCCAACTTACATGGTCTTCTATTTAAATTACTTGTATTCAAAGTCAAAGCTTACCACaaaattttgaaggaaaatataATCAATAACGAAATAAAGTGGGGCTTTAACTGTGGGTTAAAATTCCTTCCTGTGCTGTTTAattgatgatgattattattattatgatgataCTAACACTGACAGTGTTTCACATGTTTTGTGTATTAGTCTatccttgcattgctataaagacctacctgagatggggtaatttGTAAAGTGAGGTCttgttggctcatggttctgcagggtgtacaggtggcatggctggggaggcctcaggaaatttacaatcatggtggaagggcaaagggaaagcacatcttacatggtgggaaCAGGAGACAGAGCaaaggggaaggtgctacacacttttaacaaCCAagtctcctgagaactcactcactatcacaagaacagcaagggggatatCCACtctcatgatccaattacctcccaccagaccccccctccaacactggggattataattctacatgagatttggatggggacacaaatcAAACCATAACATATTGAATCATTTATTCATCACCTCgggtatcatttttatttctaattctctaagACAGAAACCAAGGTATTGTgagattcattaatttatttaagtttaCACAGTAAGAGGTAGAGGTAACATTCAAACTGAAGATCCTACCTCTTTGTACGACACAACAAAGtactaattaaacattttaagcattttaaagcATGAATAAAGCTTTCTGTCCTCTCAGCCTctgggaaaatgaaagaaatatatgaCAACCATTGCTTTCAATTAAGGCTTACGATctaaaaagacttaaaataatCATGTACTTATtcaatttattaaacaaatatttcttagtCAATTATAGTATGTAAGACACAACAAGGAATAATAAGATACAGTTCCTTTCCTTAATGTAATTTTCAACTTAGAAAGAAccataaggctgggtgtggtggatcatgcctgtgacatgagcagtttgggaggctgaggcaggaggatggattgagcccaAGAGCCTTTTCAGACACCTGGATATTCTTCCTCGATACTACAACTTGAAAAGTGCTAGTTTCTTAAATGGTAGCTGCAAAAAGTACCACTTGAAACTATGTGAATGAACTTTTTGTACTTCATTACCTTACAATACATTTGCTTATCTTGCACATTGAATGAACCTTTTAGCCATGCATAATTTTGAACTTAATACCTAGGTTTCACACCAGGgatgcaggaatggtttaacacatgcaagtcaataaatgtgatacaccacataaacagaattaaaaacaaaaatcacatgatcatctcaatagatgcagaaaaagcatctaaCTCTCCAAAACTCTCCAAAATCCAGCAAACTCTCAGCAAAATACAAGGGACATAACAATGTAATAAGAGCcctctatgacaaactcacagccaacataatactgaatggggaaaagttgaaagttctctgagaactgaaacaagacaaggatgcccactctcaccactcctcttcaacatagtactggaagtcctagccaaagcaatcagacaagagaaagaaataaaggttatccaaatcggtaaagaggaagtcaaactgttactGTTTGCATGACatgatcatttaccttgaaaaccctaaagactgctCCAGAAAGCTTCTAGAACTACTAAAAGAATTtggcaaagtttctggatacaagattaatgtatacaaatcagtagctcttctatgcACCAATAGTGACCAAGCAGGGAAACAAATCAAGAACTCCAccacttttacaatagctgcaaaaaaaacacacacacaaaaaaaacccccccacacacaaaaacaaaacaacaacaacccaaaacaacaacaacaacaacaaaaaccttaggaatatacctaaccaaggagtcaaaagacctctacaaagaaaactacaaaacactgctgaaagaaatcatagatgacacaaacaaatggaaacacatcccatgctcatggatgggtagaatcaatattgtgaaaacgaCCATAgcgccaaaagcaatctacaaattcaatgcaatccccatcaaaataccaccatcattcttcacaaaattagataaaacaattctaaaattcatatggaaccaaaaaagagcctgaatagccaaagcaagactaagcaaaaagaacaaatctggaggcctcacactatctgatttcaaactatattataaggccatagtcaccaaaacagtacggtgctggtataaaaataggcacatacgccaggtgcagtggctcacacctgtaatcccagcactttgggaggccaaggcgggtggatcacttgaggtcaggagttcaagaccagcctggccaacgtggtgaaactgtGCCTcgactaaaaataccaaaattagccaggtgtggtggtgcgcgcctgtaatcccaactactcaggaggctga
This DNA window, taken from Pan troglodytes isolate AG18354 chromosome 3, NHGRI_mPanTro3-v2.0_pri, whole genome shotgun sequence, encodes the following:
- the LOC134809793 gene encoding LOW QUALITY PROTEIN: glycine dehydrogenase (decarboxylating), mitochondrial-like (The sequence of the model RefSeq protein was modified relative to this genomic sequence to represent the inferred CDS: inserted 1 base in 1 codon; deleted 4 bases in 3 codons; substituted 2 bases at 2 genomic stop codons); protein product: MQSCARAWGLRLGRGVGDGRRLAGGSGLCWAPRGRDSSSGGGDSAAAGASPLLERLLPRHDDFARRHIGPGDKDQREMLQILGLASIDELIEKTVPTNIRLKRPLKMEDPVCENEILATLHAISSKNQIWRSYIGMGYYNCSVPQTILRNLLENSGWITQYTPYQPEVSQGRLESLLNYQTMVCDITGLGMANASLLDEGTAAAEALQLCYRHNKRRKFFVDSRCHPQTIAVFQTRAKYTGVLTELKLPYEMDFSGKDVSGVLFQYPDTEGKVEDFTELVERAHQSGSLACCCATDLLALCILRPPGEFGVDISLGSSQRFGVPLGYGGPHAAFFAVRESLVRMMPGRMVGATRDATGKEVYCLALQTREQHIQRDKATSNICTAQALLANMAAMFAIYHCSHGLEHIARRVHNATLILSEGLKRAGHQLQHDLFFDTLKIQCGCSVKEVLGRAAQRQINFRLFEDGTLGISLDETVNEKDLDDLLWIFVCESSAELVAESMGEECRGIPGSVFKRTSPFLTHQVFNSYHSETNIVRYMKKLENKDISLVHSMIPLGSYTMKLNSSSELAPITWKEFANIHPFVPLDQAQGYQQLFXELEKDLCELTGYDQVCFQPNSGAQEEYAGLATIRAYLNQKGEGHRTVCLILKSTHGTNPTSAHMAGMKIQPVEVDKCGNINAVHLKAMVDKHKENLAAIMITYPSTNGVFEENISDVCDLIHQHGGXVYLDRANMNAQVGICRPGDFGSDVSHLNLHKTFCIPHRGGGPGMGPIGXKKYLAPFLSNYPIISLKWNEDACPVGTVSAAPWGSSSILPISWAYIKMMGGKGLKQATETAILNANYMAKRLEKHYRILFRGARGYVGHEFILDTRAFKKSANIEAVDVAKRLQDYGFHAPIMPWPVAGTLMVEPTESEDKAELDRFCDAMISIRQEIADIEEGRIDPRVNLLKMSPHSLTCVISSHWDRPYSREVAAFPLPFVKPENKFWPMIARIDDIYGDQHLVCTCPPMEVYESPFSEQKRASS